A stretch of DNA from Candidatus Pseudomonas phytovorans:
GGCCACGGCAGCCATGGCGGCGCGCAGGCTCCAGCGGCCTGGTTGCTTGACCAGCAGCAGGTCGCGCAGCGGGTCCATGTTGTGCACACGCACCAGGGTCGGCTCTTCGGCGCAAATCTTGCCCAAGGTCAGGGCCAGGTGCACGTCGCCTTCCACCGCGTCGCGGTAGGTAACCAGGTTGAACTCACCCAGCTCACTCTCTACCGGTTGCTCAGAGACACGCTGCACGGTGCGCTCGTGGATCATGCGGTAGTGGATCAGGTCGGCGATGGTGCCGATCTTCAGGCCGTGTTCGGCGGCAAACACTTCCAGCTCGGCGCGGCGCGACATGGTGCCGTCGTCGTTCATCACTTCGCAGATCACGCCGCTTGGCTCGAAACCGGCCATGCGCGCCAGGTCGCAGGCGGCTTCGGTGTGGCCGGCACGGGCCAGGGTACCGCCGGGCTGGGCCATCAGCGGGAAAATGTGGCCGGGGCTGACGATGTCATCGGCCTTGGCATCCTTGGCGGCTGCCGCTTGCACGGTACGGGCGCGGTCAGCGGCGGAGATACCGGTGGTGACGCCTTCGGCGGCTTCGATCGACACGGTGAACTTGGTGCCGAAGCCCGAGCCGTTGCGCGGCGCCATCAGCGGCAACTTCAGCGTTTCGCAACGCTCGCGGGTCATCGGCATGCAGATCAGGCCACGGCCATGCTTGGCCATGAAATTGATGTGCTCGGGCAGGCAGCATTCGGCTGCCATGATGATGTCGCCTTCGTTCTCGCGGTCTTCGTCATCCATGAGGATGACCATTTTGCCCTGGCGGATGTCTTCAACCAGTTCTTCGATGCTGTTGAGCGCCACGCGGCACCCCCTTCTCAATCAGGATTTCAAGAAGCCGTTGGCGGCCAGGAAGCTTTCGGTAATGCCACTGCCCTTGCTCGGTTCGGCAGCCTTGTCACCCAGCAGCAAGCGCTCCAGGTAACGGGCCAGCAGGTCGACCTCAAGGTTTACCCGACGCCCTGCGCGGTAGTCGGCCATGATGGTTTCGGACAGGGTGTGCGGGACAATGGTCAGCTCGAACTCGGCGCCATTGACCTCATTGACCGTCAGGCTGGTGCCGTCGACGGTGATCGAACCCTTGTGGGCGATGTACTTGGCCAGCTCCTTGGGTGCACGCACGCGGAACTGGATGGCGCGGGCGTTATCGCTGCGCGAGATGATTTCACCGACGCCGTCGACGTGGCCGCTGACCAGATGCCCACCCAGGCGGGTGGTCGGGGTCAGGGCTTTTTCCAGGTTGACCTTGCTGCCGCTCTTGAGGTCGATGAAGGCAGTGCGCTTGAGGGTTTCGACGCTGACGTCGGCCCAGAAGCCATTGCCCGGCAGTTCGACGGCGGTCAGGCATACACCGTTGACGGCGATGCTGTCGCCGAGCTTGACGTCACCCAGGTCGAGCTTGCCGGTTTCGACGTAGACGCGCACGTCGCCACCCTTGGGGGTGAGGCTGCGGATGGTGCCAATGGATTCGATGATGCCGGTGAACATGGGGTCTTCCTCAAAAACGGTTTGCACGGGGCAAGCCCGGCATTATACGCCGGGTGCCGGCAGGGGGATGGCCGTGACCCGCCAGTCATCGCCCACTGCACGCATTTCGGTAATTTTCAGCCGCGGCGCTTCGCTCATTTTCTCCAGCGGCCAGTCCAGCAGCGGCCGGGCGTGGGAGCCGAGGAAGGTGCCTGCGACGAACAACTGGTATTCATCGACCAGGCCTTGCCGGGCAAAAGCACCGACCAGGCCGGCACCGGCTTCCAGCAGGATTTCGTTGACGCCACGGGCCGCCAGTGCCTGCAGCAGCGCCGGCAGGTCGACCTGGCCATTGTCACCCGGCAGGCTGAGCAGCTCGTGGCCAGCAGCGTCATAGCGGGGGTCATCTGCGACAGCGGTCACCACCAGAGCCGGGCCGGCCTGGAAGAACGGCGCCTCCAGTGGCAGGCGCAGGCGGCCATCGACCAGCACCCGCAGCGGGGTGTGGCTGAGTGCCAGAGCGGTGGTTTCAGCGTCCAGGCCCAACTCGGTGCCGCGCACGGTCATCCGCGCGTTGTCGGCCAACACGCTGGCGGCGCTGGTCAGCACCACGCTGGAGCGGGCACGCAGGCGCTGCACCGCCGAGCGGGCGGCCGGGCCGGTGATCCACTGGCTTTCACCACTGGCCATGGCGGTGCGGCCGTCAAGGCTCATGGCCAGCTTGGCGCGGACGAACGGCAGGCCGTGCTCCATGCGCTTGAGGAAGCCGGGGTTGAGGGCGCGGGCTTCGGCTTCAAGCACGCCGCTGGCCACTTCAATGCCGGCCTCGGCCAAGCGCCGCAAGCCTTGCCCTGCCACCTGCGGGTTAGGGTCCTGCATGGCTGCCACCACCCGCGCCACCCCAGCCTTGACCAGTGCCTCGGCACACGGCGGTGTGCGGCCATGATGGCTGCACGGCTCCAGGGTAACGTAAGCACAGGCGCCGCGGGCACGCTCACCGGCCTGGCGCAGGGCATGGACTTCGGCATGCGGCTCACCGGCGCGCACGTGCCAGCCTTCGCCGACCACCTCGCCATCAAGCACGATCACGCAGCCTACACGCGGGTTCGGGTGCGTGCTGTACAAGCCCTTGCGCGCCAGCTCCAGCGCGCGGGCCATGTAGTGGGCGTCGAGGATGGCAGCTTGGCTGGGCATGTTCACTCTTTAGCTGGCTCGCGGGCCATGCGGTCGATTTCTTCGCGGAATTCGTCGAGATCCTGGAAGCGCCGGTACACCGAGGCAAAGCGGATATAGGCGACTTCATCGAGCTTGCGTAGCTCGGCCATGACCAATTCACCCACCACCAGCGATTTGACTTCGCGCTCGCCAGTGGCACGCAGGCGGCTCTTGATGTGTGCCAGCGCCGCTTCCAGGCGCTCGACACTGACCGGGCGTTTTTCCAGCGCCCGTTGCATGCCGGCTCGCAGCTTTTCTTCGTCGAAAGGCTGGCGCGTGCCGTCCTGCTTGATCAGCCGGGGCAGCACCAGCTCGGCGGTTTCGAAGGTGGTGAAGCGCTCGCCACAGGCCACGCATTCGCGGCGGCGGCGCACCTGCTCGCCCTCGGCGACGAGGCGAGAGTCGATGACCTTGGTGTCGTTGGCACCGCAAAAGGGACAGTGCATGGTGGCAGGCAACAAAAAAAGGGAGGGCCATGGTAGCGCATTGCACTGGCAAGACAAGCCAAAGGGGTTAACATCCATGGGAAATCTGCCCGTGAAGGACTACCCCATGCACTACCGAGCGCTCGTCGTGCTGTGCTGCGCCGCCATGCTCGCCGCCTGCGGCAGCGACAGGCCGAAAACCGATACCCCGGCGGCGCCCGCGCCGACCCGCTCGGCCAAACCAGCCGAAGTACTGGGCCCGCTGCCAGCCTACCAGCGCGAACTGAGCGGCACCTTGCTGGAAATCCCGGCCGGTGCCGACGTTGAACTGGCCTTGCTGGTCATCGACGAGCGCGACCGCCCGCAACGCCTGCTGGCCAGCAGCAACCTGACCGGCACCGGTCAGGCCCTGCCCTATCACCTTCGCTTCAACCCCGAGGCCTTCCCGGCCGGCGCGCGGGTCGAGCTGCGTGGCCGCGCCAGCAACTCGGGCCAACTGATCATGCACTTGCCACCTGTGCGCATTACCCAGGCGCAAACCCAGGCCACCGGCCCACTGCGTTTCGAGAAGGCACCGTAAGTGGCGCCGCTGGCCCTGCAGCAGGCCCTCAGCGGCCTGATCGGCGAAGCGCGGCTGATTGTCAGCGAGCTGCCCGGCAGCGACCTGAAACTGTGGCTGATCGACGATCAGAACATGGACCGCGCCTTCAGCAGCGAAGAAACCCGGCGCATTCTTGAAGAACCGCCTTACTGGAGTTTCTGCTGGGCCAGCGGCCTGGCCATGGCCCGTTACCTGGCCGAGCGCCCGGAATGGGTGGCCGGCAAGCGGGTGCTGGACTTTGGCGCCGGCTCCGGCATCGCCGGCATTGCTGCCGCACGCGCCGGTGCACTGGAAGTGGTGGCCTGCGACCTTGACCCGCTGGCACTCGATGCCTGCCGCGCCAATGCCGCGCTGAACGGCGTCGAACTAAGTTACAGCAGCGACTTCTTTGCCGAAGACGACCGCTTCGACCTGATCCTGGTCGCCGATGTGCTCTACGACCGCGCCAACCTGCCGCTGCTGGATGCTTTCCTCGGCCGTGGCCGCCAGGCGCTGGTCGCCGACTCTCGGGTACGCGACTTCAGCCACCCGCTGTACCAGCAATTGGGCGTGCTCGAAGCGCTGACTCTGCCAGACCTGGCCGAGCCACACGAATTCCGCAGGGTCAGCCTGTACCACGCCAGCCGCGACGCCTTATAGTGGTGCCATTCACGAGTTTGCGAGAGTCGCGATGACCCAAGACACGCCTTACATTTTCGACGCCACCGATGCCACCTTCCAGCAACTGGTGATCGAGAACTCTTTCCACAAGCCAGTGCTGGTGGACTTCTGGGCCGAGTGGTGTGCGCCGTGCAAGGCACTGATGCCGTTGCTGGCCAAGATCACCGAGGGTTACCAGGGCGAGTTGCTGCTGGCCAAGATCAACTGCGACGTCGAGCAACAGGTGGTTACCCAGTTCGGCATCCGCAGCCTGCCGACCGTGGTGCTGTTCAAGGACGGCCAGCCAGTGGACGGTTTTGCCGGTGCGCAACCGGAGTCGGCGATTCGCACCATGCTTGAGCCACACGTGCAACTGCCACCCGCGCCCACCGCAACACCGCTGGAGCAGGCCAAGGCGCTGTTTGCCGAAAGCCGTTTTGCCGAAGCCGAAGCGCTGCTGCAAGCGCTACTGGGTGAAGACAACAGCAATGCCGAGGCGCTGATCCTGTACGCCCGTTGCTTGGCCGAGCGCGGTGAGCTGGGTGAAGCCCAGGTGGTGCTGGATGCGGTCAAGACCGATGAGCACAAAGCGGCATTGGCCGGTGCCAAGGCGCAGCTGACCTTCCTGCGCCAGGCTGCCAGCCTGCCGGAAGTGGCTGACCTGAAAAGCCGCTTGGCGCAGAACCCGCAAGATGATGAAGCGGCTTATCAGCTGAGCATCCAGCAACTGGCGCGCCAGCAGTACGAGGCGGCGCTGGATGGGCTGCTGAAGCTGTTCCAGCGTAACCGTGGCTACGAGAACGGGCTCCCGCAGAAAGCCATGCTGCAGGTGTTTGAGTTGCTGGGTGGGGATCACCCGCTGGTTGGCGTTTATCGTCGCAAGCTGTCGGCGGCTATGTTCTAGCTCCAAACCATTGCGAGGGCTTCGCCCTCGTTCGCGGGCACGCCCGCTCCCACAGGATATCCACTGAATTCGAGACTGGTGGAATACCTGTGGGAGCGGGCGTGCCCGCGAAGGGGCCCGAACAGGCAATACAGGTTTATCCCACCCAGTGATAAACCGGCGCATCTACGCCACTTTCCACCTTCACTTCACTGCTGTGCCGCAAGCGCACCAGCAGCCGTTTGCCCGCCGCCGTGCTCCCCGCCAGCCCTTCCAGGCGATCCAGCAGCTCCGGTCCGCTCATTTGCCCGGCAAGGCGCAACACCTCACGCGCCGCAGTCCATTGCCCGTCATCCCTAAGCGTCGTCGCCACCGCAACTGTCGCAGCTGCCTGCGCCACTACCGGCACCTCGACCTGCCGCCCCAGTTGCGCCCACTCTTCAGGCGCCAGCTCAATGGTCAGGTCCACCGGCCAATCACCAATCTGTCCACGAATTCTCATGATGCATTCCTTGAGCAAGGTCAATGCAGCCATGCTACCGCAACATGAAACCTTAGCCACGCGGGCTGGCGGCGCACAGAAAAATTGTTATAACATAACTCAACTTTCCAGCCCGCCCCGGAGTCGTCCATGCGTCGTCTGCTGCTCGCCCTGCCCTTCGCCTTGCTGCCACTGGCCGCGGCCCATGCCCACGATGACCATGATCATGATCACGCCCATGGCACGCTTGGCGCACACGAGCATGGCGTGGCCAAGCTCAACGTCGTGCTCGATGGCAACACCCTGGAGCTGGAGCTGGACAGCCCGGCCATGAACCTGGTGGGCTTTGAGCATGCCGCCAGCAGCGATGCCGACAAGGCCAAGGTAGCCGCCGTGCGCCAGCAACTCGAACAACCACTGAAGCTGTTCGGCCTTGCTGCGGCTGCAGGCTGCAAGGAAGACCAGCAAGAACTGGAAAGCCCGCTGTTCGGTGACGCAGCCAAGGCTGACGACGACGGTGACGAGCATGAAGAAGGCCACGTGCACAGCGACATCAACGCCCACTACCAGCTGACCTGTGCCACCCCGGAAAAACTTGCCCAGATCGACCTCGCGCCCCTGTACAAGGCCTTCCCGGCCACGCAGAAAATCAACGTGCAACTGATCGGCCCGAACGGCCAGAAAGGCGTCGAGACCTCGCCCGCCAAGGCTGTGGTCGCCTTCTGAAATGAGCCAGCCGTTGATCGAACTGCACGACCTGGTATTCGCCTGGGCAGGTCAGCCGCCGTTGCTGGATATTCCGGCATTTCGCCTGGACGCGGGTGAAGCCCTGTTTCTCAAGGGCCCCAGCGGCAGTGGCAAGACCACCTTGCTGGGCCTGCTGGGCGGGGTGAACGTGCCGGCCCTGGGCCGCATCCAGTTGCTCGGCCAGGACCTCGGCAAGCTCGGCCAGGGTGCCCGTGACCGCTTCCGGGTCGATCACACGGGTTACATCTTCCAGCAGTTCAACCTGCTGCCGTTCCTCTCGGTACGTGAAAACGTCGAGTTGCCCTGCCGCTTCTCGCACAGCCGCAAAGCCCGCGCCGAGCAGCGTCATGGCAGTGTCGACCAGGCGGCCAGCACACTGCTGGCCCACCTGGGCCTGGACGACCCCGCCTTGCTTGCCCGGCGCGCCGACAGCCTGTCGATCGGCCAACAGCAACGGGTTGCCGCAGCCCGTGCATTGATCGGCCAGCCAGAACTGGTGATCGCCGACGAACCGACCTCGGCGCTGGACGCCGATACCCGCGAAGCGTTCATCCGCCTGCTGTTCGATGAATGCCGCGCAGCCGGTGCCAGCCTGCTGTTCGTCAGCCACGACCAGAGCCTGGCGCCGCTGTTCGACCGCCACCTGTCGCTGACCGAACTCAACCGCGCCGCCAAGCCCCGGGAGGCCTGATGTACCTGCTTCGCCTTGCCCTGGCCAGCCTGGCCAACCGCCGCTTCACCGCCTTTCTCACCGCCTTTGCCATCGCCCTGTCAGTGTGCCTGCTGCTGGCCGTGGAACGCGTTCGCACCGAAGCCCGCGCCAGCTTCGCC
This window harbors:
- a CDS encoding ABC transporter ATP-binding protein produces the protein MSQPLIELHDLVFAWAGQPPLLDIPAFRLDAGEALFLKGPSGSGKTTLLGLLGGVNVPALGRIQLLGQDLGKLGQGARDRFRVDHTGYIFQQFNLLPFLSVRENVELPCRFSHSRKARAEQRHGSVDQAASTLLAHLGLDDPALLARRADSLSIGQQQRVAAARALIGQPELVIADEPTSALDADTREAFIRLLFDECRAAGASLLFVSHDQSLAPLFDRHLSLTELNRAAKPREA
- a CDS encoding YbaY family lipoprotein, producing MHYRALVVLCCAAMLAACGSDRPKTDTPAAPAPTRSAKPAEVLGPLPAYQRELSGTLLEIPAGADVELALLVIDERDRPQRLLASSNLTGTGQALPYHLRFNPEAFPAGARVELRGRASNSGQLIMHLPPVRITQAQTQATGPLRFEKAP
- a CDS encoding 50S ribosomal protein L11 methyltransferase; the protein is MAPLALQQALSGLIGEARLIVSELPGSDLKLWLIDDQNMDRAFSSEETRRILEEPPYWSFCWASGLAMARYLAERPEWVAGKRVLDFGAGSGIAGIAAARAGALEVVACDLDPLALDACRANAALNGVELSYSSDFFAEDDRFDLILVADVLYDRANLPLLDAFLGRGRQALVADSRVRDFSHPLYQQLGVLEALTLPDLAEPHEFRRVSLYHASRDAL
- a CDS encoding riboflavin synthase, encoding MFTGIIESIGTIRSLTPKGGDVRVYVETGKLDLGDVKLGDSIAVNGVCLTAVELPGNGFWADVSVETLKRTAFIDLKSGSKVNLEKALTPTTRLGGHLVSGHVDGVGEIISRSDNARAIQFRVRAPKELAKYIAHKGSITVDGTSLTVNEVNGAEFELTIVPHTLSETIMADYRAGRRVNLEVDLLARYLERLLLGDKAAEPSKGSGITESFLAANGFLKS
- the ribD gene encoding bifunctional diaminohydroxyphosphoribosylaminopyrimidine deaminase/5-amino-6-(5-phosphoribosylamino)uracil reductase RibD, with protein sequence MPSQAAILDAHYMARALELARKGLYSTHPNPRVGCVIVLDGEVVGEGWHVRAGEPHAEVHALRQAGERARGACAYVTLEPCSHHGRTPPCAEALVKAGVARVVAAMQDPNPQVAGQGLRRLAEAGIEVASGVLEAEARALNPGFLKRMEHGLPFVRAKLAMSLDGRTAMASGESQWITGPAARSAVQRLRARSSVVLTSAASVLADNARMTVRGTELGLDAETTALALSHTPLRVLVDGRLRLPLEAPFFQAGPALVVTAVADDPRYDAAGHELLSLPGDNGQVDLPALLQALAARGVNEILLEAGAGLVGAFARQGLVDEYQLFVAGTFLGSHARPLLDWPLEKMSEAPRLKITEMRAVGDDWRVTAIPLPAPGV
- the trxA gene encoding thioredoxin; translated protein: MTQDTPYIFDATDATFQQLVIENSFHKPVLVDFWAEWCAPCKALMPLLAKITEGYQGELLLAKINCDVEQQVVTQFGIRSLPTVVLFKDGQPVDGFAGAQPESAIRTMLEPHVQLPPAPTATPLEQAKALFAESRFAEAEALLQALLGEDNSNAEALILYARCLAERGELGEAQVVLDAVKTDEHKAALAGAKAQLTFLRQAASLPEVADLKSRLAQNPQDDEAAYQLSIQQLARQQYEAALDGLLKLFQRNRGYENGLPQKAMLQVFELLGGDHPLVGVYRRKLSAAMF
- the ribBA gene encoding bifunctional 3,4-dihydroxy-2-butanone-4-phosphate synthase/GTP cyclohydrolase II — translated: MALNSIEELVEDIRQGKMVILMDDEDRENEGDIIMAAECCLPEHINFMAKHGRGLICMPMTRERCETLKLPLMAPRNGSGFGTKFTVSIEAAEGVTTGISAADRARTVQAAAAKDAKADDIVSPGHIFPLMAQPGGTLARAGHTEAACDLARMAGFEPSGVICEVMNDDGTMSRRAELEVFAAEHGLKIGTIADLIHYRMIHERTVQRVSEQPVESELGEFNLVTYRDAVEGDVHLALTLGKICAEEPTLVRVHNMDPLRDLLLVKQPGRWSLRAAMAAVAEAGSGVVLLLGHPLDGDVLLAHIRESAGDAPTKVPTTYSTVGAGSQILRDLGVRKMRLMSSPMKFNAISGFDLEVVEYVPSE
- the nrdR gene encoding transcriptional regulator NrdR translates to MHCPFCGANDTKVIDSRLVAEGEQVRRRRECVACGERFTTFETAELVLPRLIKQDGTRQPFDEEKLRAGMQRALEKRPVSVERLEAALAHIKSRLRATGEREVKSLVVGELVMAELRKLDEVAYIRFASVYRRFQDLDEFREEIDRMAREPAKE
- a CDS encoding DUF2796 domain-containing protein — encoded protein: MRRLLLALPFALLPLAAAHAHDDHDHDHAHGTLGAHEHGVAKLNVVLDGNTLELELDSPAMNLVGFEHAASSDADKAKVAAVRQQLEQPLKLFGLAAAAGCKEDQQELESPLFGDAAKADDDGDEHEEGHVHSDINAHYQLTCATPEKLAQIDLAPLYKAFPATQKINVQLIGPNGQKGVETSPAKAVVAF